One genomic window of Thermococcus indicus includes the following:
- a CDS encoding KH domain-containing protein: MDEFERLLRKYERIDKDGRPTRGGRDEEITYAAEGEQEEFIRIPRDRVAVVIGRKGQTKREIEERTGTRIEVDSETGEVFITATGKTDDPLAVWKARDVVMAIGRGFSPERAFRLFNEGEVLEVVNLTDVIIGNDKNALPRVRGRIIGRKGRTREIIEEMSGADVSVYGKTVAIIGNPIQVEVAKTAIEKLARGSPHGVVYKYLERRKKDLELESTAYYEALEGEPGDFGENYEGPDEDYDDEDFWED; encoded by the coding sequence ATGGATGAGTTTGAGAGACTGCTGAGGAAATATGAGCGGATAGACAAGGACGGCCGGCCCACCAGGGGCGGTCGCGATGAGGAGATAACCTACGCCGCGGAGGGCGAGCAGGAGGAGTTCATAAGAATCCCCCGCGACAGGGTTGCGGTCGTCATAGGCAGAAAGGGACAGACCAAGAGGGAGATAGAGGAGAGGACCGGAACCAGAATAGAGGTGGACAGCGAGACCGGCGAGGTCTTCATAACCGCCACCGGGAAGACCGACGACCCCCTGGCCGTCTGGAAGGCGCGCGACGTGGTGATGGCCATAGGCAGGGGCTTTTCCCCCGAAAGGGCGTTCCGGCTCTTCAACGAGGGGGAGGTTCTTGAGGTCGTCAACCTGACGGACGTGATAATCGGCAACGATAAGAACGCCCTTCCCCGTGTCAGGGGGAGGATAATCGGAAGAAAGGGAAGGACGCGCGAGATAATCGAGGAAATGAGCGGTGCGGATGTGAGCGTTTACGGAAAGACCGTCGCGATAATCGGCAACCCGATCCAGGTCGAGGTTGCCAAGACCGCCATAGAGAAGCTCGCCAGGGGCTCCCCGCACGGCGTCGTTTACAAGTACCTCGAGCGCAGAAAGAAGGACCTCGAACTCGAGAGCACGGCCTACTACGAGGCCCTTGAAGGGGAGCCGGGCGATTTCGGGGAGAACTACGAGGGCCCCGATGAGGACTACGATGACGAAGACTTTTGGGAGGACTGA
- the rnhB gene encoding ribonuclease HII — MKLAGIDEAGRGPVIGPMAIAAVVVDEQNVPKLEELGVKDSKKLTPKRRERLFDEIISLLDDYVVLELWPEEIDSRRGTLNEFEVENFVKALNSLKVKPDVIYIDAADVKEARFGEDIGKRLDFKAEIIAEHKADDKFVPVSAASIIAKVTRDRAIEKLKEEYGEIGSGYPSDPRTRKFLEEYYRGHGDFPPIVRRSWKTLKKIEEKLRTEMETKKPSRRGQLSLEDFMKD, encoded by the coding sequence TTGAAGCTCGCTGGAATCGACGAAGCCGGCAGGGGGCCCGTAATCGGCCCCATGGCCATAGCGGCGGTTGTTGTGGATGAACAGAACGTTCCAAAGCTCGAGGAGCTCGGGGTTAAGGATTCGAAGAAGCTCACCCCCAAACGGCGTGAGAGGCTGTTCGATGAGATAATCTCTCTGCTGGACGATTACGTGGTTCTGGAGCTTTGGCCGGAGGAGATAGACTCCCGCAGGGGCACTTTAAACGAGTTCGAGGTGGAGAACTTCGTTAAAGCCCTCAACTCGCTCAAGGTGAAGCCCGACGTGATATACATAGACGCCGCCGACGTGAAGGAGGCCCGCTTCGGCGAGGACATCGGAAAGAGGCTGGATTTCAAGGCAGAGATAATAGCGGAGCACAAGGCCGACGACAAGTTTGTGCCGGTCTCAGCGGCCTCGATAATAGCGAAGGTGACCCGCGACAGGGCGATAGAAAAGCTGAAGGAGGAGTACGGCGAGATCGGGAGCGGCTATCCCAGCGACCCGAGGACGAGAAAGTTTCTTGAGGAATATTATAGGGGGCACGGTGATTTCCCGCCGATAGTCAGGCGGAGCTGGAAGACGCTGAAGAAGATAGAGGAGAAGCTGAGGACAGAAATGGAAACGAAGAAACCATCGAGGAGAGGACAGCTCAGCCTTGAGGATTTCATGAAAGACTGA
- a CDS encoding metal ABC transporter permease, whose translation MIPEYLIRALLASVMVSVLLGMLSPLINTKGLAFLTHALFHSLLFGAVLGMILGLLFENLSLVMLVALIVTVIVVLTIAELEKLGFSPDSAVGIVASFVAGLTVLGFGVLYKVMATRPYFPLGESIVSYLTGDIFLITLDDLTVLVLGGALLFFVVLFLYRDFLYLSFDPEGMESYGGNARAYLMILYVLVGAIGALIVQTVGLITLQVVAVLPGAIALMVSNDLRKVIGASLFLTLGVQVSSVILAYFTDIPPSGLATIMLGVIYGALLFRR comes from the coding sequence GTGATTCCGGAGTATCTGATCAGGGCCCTCCTCGCCAGCGTCATGGTAAGCGTCCTGCTCGGCATGCTCAGTCCGCTCATCAACACGAAGGGGCTGGCCTTTCTAACCCACGCCCTCTTCCACTCCCTGCTGTTCGGTGCGGTCCTTGGAATGATACTCGGCCTGCTGTTCGAGAACCTCTCCCTGGTTATGCTCGTTGCACTCATCGTCACCGTCATCGTCGTGCTCACGATAGCGGAGCTTGAGAAGCTCGGGTTCTCCCCCGACTCCGCCGTTGGAATAGTGGCCAGCTTTGTCGCCGGCCTCACGGTCCTCGGCTTTGGCGTGCTCTACAAGGTGATGGCAACCAGACCATACTTCCCGCTCGGCGAGAGCATAGTCTCCTACCTCACGGGGGACATCTTTCTGATAACCCTCGACGACCTCACGGTCCTCGTTCTCGGAGGCGCCCTTCTTTTCTTCGTCGTCCTCTTCCTGTACCGCGATTTCCTCTACCTCAGCTTTGACCCCGAGGGCATGGAGAGCTACGGGGGCAACGCGAGGGCCTACCTCATGATCCTCTACGTCCTCGTCGGTGCCATCGGCGCCCTCATCGTCCAAACCGTCGGCCTCATAACCCTCCAGGTGGTGGCCGTTCTTCCGGGCGCGATAGCGCTGATGGTCAGCAACGACCTGCGCAAGGTCATCGGGGCCAGCCTGTTCCTCACCCTGGGAGTCCAGGTGTCCTCCGTGATCCTCGCCTACTTTACCGACATACCCCCCAGCGGCCTGGCGACGATAATGCTCGGCGTCATCTACGGCGCTCTGCTCTTCAGGAGGTGA
- a CDS encoding DNA topoisomerase IV subunit A, with protein MPKPKAVRREKPRERFSYDPTKVLTRLEEYGKRILEDIKIGKNPYFDIPMRGIGNVYFDEKRRVIRMGDKLSRRYFLNVAHARKFMQTLLIMAYVKRLVSENKHASLREAYYANKHTIPGTKENTFEDQRESDPIIEDLERMMGVLREEMHLTADRRGYIYGDIVIRDGEDEFNTSKLGMGGWAVPGTVEHLQFPEINVDYALVVETAAMADRLIEEKFPKKEKALIIATQGQASRGVRRLIHRLHYEEGLPIIVFTDGDPYGWYIYSTIKQGSINLAYLSDKLATPEAKFVGMTMDDIKRYGLENVTEKLKGIPPNKKGGPTADYKRILEEMEYPWFQNREWQRQLKMAVKMGVRIEQQALANKSLEFVAKRYLPEKINSGDLLP; from the coding sequence ATGCCTAAACCCAAAGCAGTCAGGCGCGAGAAGCCGAGGGAGCGCTTTTCCTATGACCCGACCAAAGTGCTCACCAGGCTCGAGGAGTACGGAAAGAGAATCCTTGAGGACATAAAGATCGGAAAGAACCCCTACTTTGACATCCCCATGCGCGGCATCGGCAACGTTTACTTCGACGAGAAGAGGCGCGTCATCAGGATGGGCGACAAGCTCTCCAGGAGATACTTCCTCAACGTCGCCCACGCCAGGAAGTTCATGCAGACGCTCCTCATAATGGCCTACGTCAAAAGGCTGGTAAGCGAGAACAAGCACGCGAGCCTTCGTGAAGCCTACTACGCCAACAAGCACACCATCCCCGGAACGAAGGAGAACACCTTCGAGGACCAGCGCGAGAGCGACCCCATCATAGAGGACCTCGAGAGAATGATGGGCGTTTTGAGGGAGGAGATGCACCTCACAGCTGACAGGCGCGGCTACATCTACGGCGACATCGTGATCAGAGACGGTGAAGACGAGTTCAACACCAGCAAGCTTGGTATGGGCGGCTGGGCGGTTCCCGGAACCGTCGAGCACCTTCAGTTCCCGGAGATAAACGTTGACTACGCCCTCGTAGTCGAGACCGCCGCTATGGCCGACCGTCTCATCGAGGAAAAGTTCCCGAAGAAGGAAAAAGCTCTAATCATAGCCACACAGGGACAGGCCTCCCGTGGAGTTAGGAGGCTCATCCACAGGCTCCACTACGAGGAAGGACTTCCCATTATAGTCTTCACCGATGGTGACCCCTACGGTTGGTACATTTACTCGACCATAAAGCAGGGCTCCATCAACCTCGCCTATCTGAGCGACAAGCTCGCAACCCCGGAGGCGAAGTTCGTGGGAATGACGATGGACGACATAAAGCGCTACGGCCTTGAGAACGTCACTGAGAAGCTCAAGGGAATCCCGCCGAACAAGAAGGGCGGCCCGACGGCGGATTACAAGAGAATCCTGGAGGAGATGGAGTACCCCTGGTTCCAGAACAGGGAGTGGCAGAGGCAGCTCAAGATGGCCGTTAAGATGGGGGTCAGGATAGAGCAGCAGGCCCTCGCCAACAAGAGCCTTGAGTTCGTGGCCAAGAGATACCTTCCTGAAAAGATAAACAGCGGTGATCTGCTGCCATGA
- a CDS encoding metal ABC transporter ATP-binding protein, translating to MEAITAESLTIRYDGKPAVEGVDFTLEDGETLLLLGPNGAGKTTLLKAIACFHRDYSGRLEVFGREPCEAKELIGYVPQSHSLNERVPLTALEVVAMGGVYRRGFVHFKLPPETMEKAGEVLGFVGLAEVGDRLFSELSGGQKQRVLLARALMSDPKLLLLDEPLSALDPSARVDVASVLAKIKRERRVTMVITTHDINPLIEVGDRIMLLNRRLIAFGRPEEVLQDPIIKSVYGPLARVIPVEGKLFCITGDVHLHRHGGGGR from the coding sequence ATGGAGGCAATAACCGCCGAGAGCCTCACGATACGCTACGACGGAAAACCCGCCGTGGAGGGGGTAGACTTCACCCTCGAGGATGGCGAGACGCTTCTCCTCCTCGGCCCCAACGGTGCAGGTAAGACGACCCTGCTCAAGGCAATCGCCTGCTTCCACAGGGACTACTCCGGACGGCTGGAGGTCTTCGGTAGAGAGCCCTGCGAGGCGAAGGAGCTCATAGGCTACGTCCCCCAGAGCCACAGCCTCAACGAGAGGGTTCCCCTCACCGCCCTTGAGGTCGTTGCGATGGGCGGTGTCTACCGCCGCGGCTTCGTCCACTTCAAGCTCCCGCCGGAGACGATGGAGAAGGCGGGGGAAGTCCTCGGCTTCGTCGGGCTCGCTGAGGTGGGCGACAGGCTCTTCAGCGAGCTGAGCGGCGGTCAGAAGCAGCGCGTCCTCCTCGCAAGGGCCCTGATGAGCGACCCCAAACTGCTCCTCCTCGACGAGCCGCTCTCAGCCCTGGACCCCAGCGCAAGGGTGGATGTCGCCAGCGTTCTGGCCAAGATAAAGCGCGAGAGACGGGTGACGATGGTCATCACAACCCACGACATCAACCCCCTAATCGAGGTCGGGGACAGAATCATGCTCCTCAACAGACGCCTGATAGCCTTCGGAAGGCCGGAGGAGGTTCTTCAGGACCCGATAATCAAATCCGTATACGGCCCGCTGGCAAGGGTCATACCCGTTGAGGGCAAGCTCTTCTGCATAACCGGCGACGTCCACCTGCACAGGCATGGGGGTGGCGGGCGGTGA
- a CDS encoding DUF530 family protein, translated as MTTTEELVAQVNKILDDIGIDMDGLFETFDVPSISFRLKENLSLLQELEDDLSRRVGETTPSAGFSDKKNKDPHIQWIYKKKRNRVLALERLRSAITAHKMALALISANYTFFMGKKLVSLRELTRENVERIKAVPNPVQLGRVEVLPHLAYSGDVLRLLARESVDVRESFKFIKGKLREKGTVRNRGLRIEVEYWENNRLKKARLDLPADADIEAELRQRYGRRFRWRVLSFVKTRGVLINNHYTVDNLALAYSILDPENGARKLGLDLFRYYFLTSENDRESLGLYPDIRLCIDCHYSIFDLPFADEKGFRTGHGSMLLIRKCEMEKALVGRRKDIANVPNHLLGGVLLYGMSEYSEDRVAELLGIQADELVEAVKKFVISGLHRRLFADTKKFEKFMPKSDKAKQFLALLQG; from the coding sequence ATGACGACGACTGAAGAGCTCGTCGCACAGGTTAACAAGATACTGGACGATATCGGGATAGACATGGACGGGTTATTCGAGACCTTCGACGTCCCGTCCATCTCTTTCCGTTTAAAGGAGAATCTCTCGCTCCTTCAGGAGCTTGAGGACGACCTCTCAAGGCGCGTGGGTGAGACCACACCCTCGGCCGGATTCTCGGACAAAAAGAACAAGGACCCCCACATCCAGTGGATATACAAGAAGAAGCGCAACCGCGTCCTTGCCCTTGAGAGGCTCCGCTCGGCCATAACCGCCCACAAGATGGCCCTCGCACTCATCTCCGCCAACTACACCTTCTTCATGGGGAAGAAACTCGTGAGCCTCAGGGAGCTCACAAGGGAGAACGTTGAGCGGATCAAGGCCGTTCCCAACCCGGTTCAACTCGGGCGCGTTGAGGTTCTTCCCCACCTCGCCTACTCCGGCGACGTCCTCCGTCTGCTCGCCAGGGAGAGCGTGGACGTCAGGGAGTCGTTCAAGTTCATAAAGGGCAAGCTCCGCGAGAAGGGAACCGTCAGGAACCGCGGACTCAGGATAGAGGTCGAGTACTGGGAGAACAACCGGCTGAAGAAGGCCCGCCTCGACCTTCCCGCCGATGCGGACATAGAGGCTGAGCTCCGCCAGAGGTACGGGAGGCGCTTCCGCTGGCGTGTGCTGAGCTTCGTCAAGACGCGTGGGGTGCTCATAAACAACCACTACACGGTTGACAACCTGGCCCTGGCCTACTCCATCCTCGATCCGGAGAACGGCGCCAGGAAGCTCGGCCTCGACCTCTTCCGCTACTACTTCCTGACCTCCGAGAACGACAGGGAAAGTTTGGGCCTCTATCCTGACATAAGGCTCTGCATCGACTGTCACTATTCGATATTCGACCTTCCCTTCGCCGACGAGAAAGGGTTCAGAACGGGCCACGGCAGCATGCTCCTCATAAGGAAGTGTGAGATGGAAAAGGCCCTCGTCGGGAGAAGGAAGGACATAGCCAACGTTCCCAACCACCTCCTCGGGGGAGTGCTCCTCTACGGAATGAGCGAGTACAGCGAGGACAGAGTCGCGGAGCTTCTCGGCATTCAGGCCGACGAGCTGGTTGAGGCCGTGAAGAAGTTCGTCATCTCCGGCCTGCACAGGAGGCTCTTTGCTGACACGAAGAAGTTCGAGAAGTTCATGCCCAAGAGCGACAAGGCCAAACAGTTCCTGGCCCTCCTCCAGGGGTGA
- a CDS encoding DUF1699 family protein — protein sequence MRVEIKARNNAELIAKLQETLDEEVTEVYINLRPTKEILVRILERAPNVRKISCPPSLYPKVSKRVIAALAQMGIELVPEGYPRGRPRKYDERTIREVKSLLMKGVPAKEISIRMGIPLRTVYYLFEQTERG from the coding sequence ATGAGGGTGGAGATAAAGGCGCGCAACAATGCGGAGCTGATAGCAAAGCTCCAGGAGACCCTGGACGAGGAGGTCACCGAGGTCTACATTAACCTCCGCCCCACCAAGGAGATACTCGTCAGAATACTCGAGCGGGCACCCAACGTGCGCAAAATCTCCTGCCCTCCCAGCCTCTACCCCAAGGTCTCCAAGAGGGTCATCGCCGCGCTCGCCCAGATGGGCATAGAACTCGTTCCCGAGGGCTACCCCCGCGGAAGGCCGCGGAAGTACGACGAGAGAACCATCCGCGAAGTTAAGAGTCTCCTGATGAAGGGGGTGCCGGCCAAGGAGATAAGCATCCGCATGGGCATCCCCCTGAGGACGGTTTACTACCTCTTTGAGCAAACCGAACGGGGCTGA
- the top6B gene encoding DNA topoisomerase VI subunit B, which translates to MAEANQLFKEFKIQSVSEFFRRNAAMLGYTGKIRSLTTVIHEAVTNSLDACEEAGILPYVRVEIEELGREHYKVIVEDNGPGIPEKYITHVFGKMLAGTKAHRNIQSRGQQGIGISGAVMFAQITSGKATRVITSTGDDRIIEAWVKIDVDRNEGKIVKKEKHPNPKGWRGTRIELEVKNVRYVRSKQGIYWYLKLTAIANPHAHIELIEPDGKLIVFPRSSEDIPEPPVEMKPHPRGVLTDDVYRMAKKTRRSSVKRFLVGEFSRISDKKIDELVEYIAALRLIKTEDDKNVQEQLYERLMKGEVKAVLRSFKGYTKVVKQVAKLMDKPPEKLSWHEAEEIVEAFRYMKFLAPPTHGLRPIGEENIEKGLTNILKPEFVTAVTRSPKVYSGGIPFQVEVGLAYGGEIPGGFELLRYANRVPLLFDAGSCVTTLAARSVDWRRYKVDDLDRAPLVLMINVISVHVPYTGTGKQSIANVEEIQNEIRLAIMDAARRLQTYLSGKHRRLHQAKRRRTFEKYVPEIAKALSVLTGEPEEEVKNYFLSYIEGHFAAKEAGGAEEVSENA; encoded by the coding sequence ATGGCCGAGGCGAATCAGCTGTTTAAGGAGTTCAAAATCCAGAGCGTCAGCGAGTTCTTCAGACGGAACGCGGCAATGCTCGGCTACACGGGCAAGATACGCTCCCTCACCACGGTGATTCATGAGGCAGTGACCAACTCACTCGACGCCTGTGAGGAGGCTGGCATACTTCCCTACGTCCGCGTGGAGATAGAGGAGCTTGGAAGGGAGCACTACAAGGTCATAGTGGAGGACAACGGACCGGGAATCCCCGAGAAGTACATAACCCACGTCTTTGGTAAGATGCTGGCCGGTACGAAGGCCCACAGGAACATACAGAGCCGCGGCCAGCAGGGTATCGGTATAAGCGGCGCCGTCATGTTCGCCCAGATAACGAGCGGAAAGGCAACGCGCGTCATTACCTCCACGGGCGACGACAGGATCATTGAGGCATGGGTTAAGATAGACGTTGACAGGAACGAGGGTAAAATCGTCAAGAAGGAGAAGCACCCCAACCCGAAGGGCTGGCGCGGGACGAGGATAGAGCTGGAGGTAAAGAACGTCCGCTACGTGCGCTCAAAGCAGGGCATCTACTGGTACCTCAAGCTCACCGCGATAGCCAACCCGCACGCCCACATAGAGCTAATTGAACCTGACGGAAAACTCATAGTATTCCCGCGCTCCAGCGAGGACATTCCCGAGCCCCCGGTGGAGATGAAGCCCCATCCGCGTGGCGTCCTCACCGACGACGTTTACAGGATGGCCAAGAAGACGAGGAGGAGTTCCGTCAAGCGCTTCCTCGTTGGGGAGTTCTCAAGGATAAGCGACAAGAAAATCGACGAGCTCGTTGAGTACATCGCGGCGCTGAGGCTCATAAAGACGGAGGACGACAAGAACGTCCAGGAGCAGCTCTACGAGAGGCTCATGAAGGGCGAGGTAAAGGCCGTCCTGCGCTCCTTCAAGGGCTACACGAAGGTCGTAAAGCAGGTTGCGAAGCTCATGGACAAGCCCCCCGAGAAGCTGAGCTGGCACGAGGCCGAGGAGATAGTCGAAGCCTTCAGGTACATGAAGTTCCTGGCCCCGCCGACCCACGGCCTCAGGCCCATCGGCGAGGAGAACATAGAGAAGGGCCTCACCAACATCCTCAAGCCGGAGTTCGTCACCGCGGTTACCAGGTCGCCGAAGGTCTACTCCGGAGGTATCCCATTCCAGGTCGAGGTCGGCCTCGCTTACGGCGGTGAGATTCCCGGAGGTTTCGAGCTCCTCCGCTACGCTAACCGCGTGCCGCTGCTCTTCGATGCCGGCTCATGTGTGACGACGCTGGCGGCGCGCTCCGTTGATTGGAGGCGCTACAAGGTTGATGACCTCGACCGCGCCCCCCTCGTGCTCATGATAAACGTCATCAGCGTCCACGTGCCCTACACCGGCACAGGAAAGCAGAGCATAGCCAACGTGGAGGAGATTCAGAACGAGATAAGGCTGGCGATAATGGACGCGGCCAGGAGGCTTCAGACCTACCTCAGCGGAAAGCACCGCAGGCTCCACCAGGCCAAGAGGAGGAGGACCTTCGAAAAGTACGTGCCCGAGATAGCTAAAGCCTTGAGCGTACTCACCGGGGAGCCCGAGGAGGAGGTTAAGAACTACTTCCTGTCCTACATAGAGGGCCACTTCGCGGCCAAGGAGGCAGGTGGAGCTGAGGAGGTGAGCGAGAATGCCTAA
- the eif1A gene encoding translation initiation factor eIF-1A, which yields MAYHRGRGGRSGGKKKNRQVQGDEVIRVPLPKEGQLFGVIEQALGSGWMDVRCSDGKIRRCRIPGKLKRRMWMRVGDVVIVQPWEVQTEERGDIVYRYTRTQVDWLLRRGKISQEFLSGGELLF from the coding sequence ATGGCGTACCACAGAGGAAGAGGCGGAAGAAGTGGGGGGAAGAAAAAGAACAGGCAGGTTCAGGGTGACGAGGTCATCCGCGTTCCCCTCCCGAAGGAAGGACAGCTGTTCGGTGTAATCGAGCAGGCCCTTGGGTCAGGATGGATGGACGTGAGGTGCTCCGACGGGAAGATCAGAAGGTGCAGGATACCGGGCAAGCTCAAGAGGCGCATGTGGATGCGCGTGGGCGACGTCGTCATAGTCCAGCCCTGGGAGGTCCAGACCGAGGAGCGCGGGGACATAGTCTACCGCTACACCAGAACCCAGGTGGACTGGCTCCTGAGAAGGGGCAAGATAAGTCAGGAATTCCTCAGCGGTGGCGAGCTCCTGTTCTGA
- a CDS encoding serine protein kinase RIO: protein MREDAIEREIEGMLGLRERREKDSDLYKIANEVFDRTTKETLAYLHRRGKIEALHGVISTGKEANVFAGVDAEGNRIAIKIYRTYTTEFRRIWEYLAADPRVGYLPKDMRKLVFVWTRREFKNLRRAIKYAVRVPEPVIFRNNVLVMEFIGDELPAPRIKDVERSLEPSDFEELYDFTMGVIERLWKRGDMVHGDLSEYNILLHERPVVIDWSQATVRRNRMSVELLKRDLRNVINYFGRKGVDVDDFDDKFRELVGV from the coding sequence ATGCGCGAGGATGCAATAGAACGCGAAATCGAGGGGATGCTGGGCCTCCGGGAGAGGCGGGAGAAGGACAGCGACCTCTACAAGATAGCCAACGAGGTATTCGACAGAACCACCAAGGAAACCCTCGCCTACCTCCACAGGAGGGGAAAGATCGAGGCCCTCCACGGCGTCATCAGCACGGGCAAAGAAGCGAACGTCTTTGCCGGCGTGGACGCCGAGGGGAACAGGATAGCCATCAAGATATACCGCACGTACACGACCGAGTTCCGGCGCATATGGGAGTACCTCGCGGCGGACCCGCGTGTCGGATACCTGCCCAAGGATATGCGCAAGCTGGTCTTCGTATGGACCCGCAGGGAGTTTAAGAACCTCAGGCGGGCGATAAAATATGCGGTTCGCGTTCCCGAGCCGGTTATCTTCCGCAACAACGTCCTCGTGATGGAGTTCATCGGAGACGAGCTCCCCGCACCCCGTATCAAGGACGTTGAGCGTTCGCTCGAGCCTTCGGACTTTGAGGAGCTTTACGACTTCACGATGGGCGTCATCGAGAGGCTCTGGAAGCGCGGGGACATGGTGCACGGCGACCTGAGCGAGTACAACATACTGCTCCACGAGAGGCCCGTTGTGATAGACTGGTCGCAGGCGACGGTGAGGAGGAACAGGATGAGCGTGGAGCTGCTTAAACGCGACCTCAGGAACGTCATAAACTACTTTGGAAGGAAAGGCGTTGATGTTGATGATTTCGACGATAAGTTCCGTGAGCTGGTTGGGGTTTAG
- the rlmD gene encoding 23S rRNA (uracil(1939)-C(5))-methyltransferase RlmD, giving the protein MRIRGEIRGISGDGLGVLEANEREVYVPFAYPGDVVRVVSAKRRFGRRIVTDFELLGSSPLRQTPSCPHFGECGGCLWQGMKYRDQLRLKAEIFERITGISSDVRGSPRIWDFRNVSNFIVTTSGIGLKEYGNPLRVVDLEGCPVFSKRTREYLNALRGFLEESGLSPWSLRKKRGDVHYLQIKEGKFTGEVMVNLVAHVRPQGDALRAFGDYFSFADSLYWSIKADERDDPRGEPRLMAGQPYIRERIRDVTYLIHPNSFFQTNSYALALLLNAVDGFADGERVLDLYSGVGTFGVWLAKRGFAVEGVELNPFAVEMANRNAELNRVNARFHVGRAEETSIGDYGTVIVDPPRRGLRDASRPLVRSGVERIVYVSCNPKAFRLDYENYLRRAYLVQDVLLVDMFPHTPHVEAVLLLERKN; this is encoded by the coding sequence ATGCGTATCCGAGGGGAGATAAGGGGTATCAGCGGCGATGGACTAGGGGTTCTTGAGGCCAATGAAAGGGAGGTCTATGTCCCATTTGCCTATCCGGGTGATGTGGTTAGGGTTGTCTCGGCGAAGAGACGCTTCGGCAGGAGAATAGTCACCGATTTTGAGCTTCTTGGCTCTTCCCCGCTCAGGCAAACCCCTAGCTGCCCGCACTTCGGGGAATGCGGCGGCTGCCTCTGGCAGGGGATGAAATATCGGGATCAGCTGAGGCTTAAAGCTGAAATATTCGAACGAATAACGGGAATAAGCAGTGATGTAAGAGGTTCTCCCCGGATCTGGGATTTTCGGAACGTGAGCAACTTTATCGTCACTACCTCTGGAATCGGGCTCAAAGAGTACGGGAACCCCCTTCGTGTTGTTGATTTGGAGGGGTGCCCGGTCTTCTCAAAGAGGACGCGCGAGTATCTGAACGCCCTCAGGGGCTTTCTTGAAGAGAGCGGCCTGAGTCCATGGAGCCTGAGGAAAAAGCGTGGAGACGTCCATTATCTCCAGATCAAGGAGGGGAAATTCACTGGCGAGGTTATGGTGAACCTTGTAGCCCACGTTCGGCCACAAGGAGATGCCCTCCGGGCCTTCGGGGACTACTTTTCCTTTGCGGATTCCCTCTACTGGAGCATCAAGGCAGATGAGAGGGATGACCCCAGGGGAGAGCCGAGGCTCATGGCCGGCCAGCCCTACATCCGGGAGAGGATTAGGGACGTGACGTACCTCATCCACCCAAACAGTTTCTTCCAGACCAACAGCTACGCATTGGCCCTCCTGCTGAATGCAGTCGATGGCTTTGCTGATGGTGAGAGAGTTCTCGACCTGTACTCCGGCGTTGGAACCTTCGGGGTCTGGCTGGCTAAGAGAGGCTTTGCCGTTGAGGGGGTGGAGCTGAACCCATTTGCGGTTGAGATGGCCAACAGAAACGCCGAGTTGAATCGGGTAAACGCCCGGTTCCACGTTGGGAGGGCTGAAGAGACCTCAATCGGTGATTACGGTACGGTTATAGTTGATCCGCCGCGGAGGGGGTTGAGGGATGCGTCCAGGCCTTTAGTCAGAAGCGGTGTTGAGAGGATCGTTTACGTCTCCTGCAATCCGAAGGCGTTCAGACTGGACTATGAGAACTATCTGCGGAGGGCGTATCTGGTTCAGGATGTTCTCCTGGTCGATATGTTTCCCCACACACCTCACGTTGAGGCGGTTCTGTTGCTGGAGAGGAAAAATTAG